From Providencia sp. R33, a single genomic window includes:
- the fimA gene encoding type 1 fimbrial major subunit FimA — MKFKIITLSIAAALSFSSMMASAATPTTVNGGAVHFKGELVNAACAVDAGSIDQTVQLGQVRTAKLAATGDVSNAVGFNIQLNDCDVKVATSAKVAFTGVAASATNPTVLSIASSAAGSATNVGIQILDSKSIPQELDGTQFSSPITLKNGTNILPFQARYFALDATTAGTANADATFAVQYE; from the coding sequence ATGAAATTCAAAATCATTACTTTATCAATTGCTGCTGCATTATCTTTCTCTTCAATGATGGCATCTGCTGCTACGCCGACAACCGTTAATGGTGGCGCTGTTCATTTTAAAGGAGAACTCGTCAATGCCGCTTGTGCTGTTGATGCAGGTTCAATAGACCAAACTGTACAGCTTGGTCAAGTGCGTACCGCAAAACTCGCAGCAACAGGTGATGTGAGTAATGCAGTCGGCTTCAATATTCAATTAAACGATTGTGACGTCAAAGTCGCTACTTCAGCTAAAGTCGCATTTACTGGTGTTGCTGCGAGTGCAACTAACCCAACAGTTCTGTCTATTGCTTCTTCTGCTGCGGGCTCAGCAACTAACGTTGGTATTCAAATTTTAGACTCAAAAAGTATTCCACAAGAGCTTGATGGAACTCAGTTTAGTAGTCCAATTACGTTAAAAAATGGGACTAACATTCTGCCTTTCCAAGCACGTTACTTTGCACTTGATGCAACAACAGCAGGTACTGCAAACGCAGATGCAACATTTGCTGTTCAATACGAGTAA